A window of Mucilaginibacter paludis DSM 18603 contains these coding sequences:
- a CDS encoding alpha/beta fold hydrolase, with the protein MIYSKTTGKGKHHIIFAHGNSQSHQVWDEVVNAECLKHYTRIALDLPGHGKSFRSEHPATDYTLRGMALHLQDFANQYSDHGYIMVANSLATNYIAEKAYGYQNCKGVFLTGASIIGENITPGEIIQPNPNFGATFSATATEAELNALIDDEAYHMPNHLREQLKALYRNTDPNLRTTLGLSIANQEYTDEIGNLWKQNIPIAVVNGADDKLTVPDYMKGMGLKMWRDRIIIIPEAGHCCHLDEPELIANLVAEFASECFK; encoded by the coding sequence ATGATATATAGCAAAACAACTGGTAAAGGCAAGCACCATATTATTTTCGCACACGGAAATTCCCAATCGCACCAGGTTTGGGATGAGGTGGTTAATGCTGAATGTTTAAAACACTATACCAGGATTGCACTTGATCTTCCGGGACATGGTAAATCATTCAGGAGTGAGCATCCGGCTACGGATTATACCTTGCGGGGCATGGCACTACACCTGCAAGATTTTGCTAATCAGTATTCCGACCATGGTTATATTATGGTAGCCAACTCGCTGGCAACAAATTATATTGCTGAAAAAGCTTACGGTTATCAAAACTGTAAGGGGGTATTTTTAACAGGCGCCAGCATCATCGGCGAGAATATTACACCCGGAGAGATTATTCAACCCAATCCAAATTTCGGTGCGACGTTTTCGGCCACCGCTACCGAAGCCGAATTAAACGCCTTAATTGATGACGAGGCCTACCACATGCCCAACCATTTACGGGAGCAACTCAAGGCCTTATACCGTAACACCGACCCTAATTTGCGAACTACCCTCGGCCTGTCAATTGCCAACCAGGAATATACAGATGAGATAGGAAATTTATGGAAACAAAACATCCCTATAGCCGTGGTTAACGGCGCGGATGATAAGTTAACCGTTCCGGACTATATGAAAGGTATGGGTCTGAAAATGTGGAGAGACCGGATTATCATCATACCCGAGGCCGGCCATTGCTGCCATCTGGACGAGCCAGAACTTATTGCAAACCTGGTAGCTGAATTTGCTTCCGAGTGTTTTAAATAA
- a CDS encoding retropepsin-like aspartic protease yields the protein MMKYPIVFILFMAINTLGLAQNMNYGGLVTDNYYEELPYEFINGKIVIEIEIGGHQKKFLLDTGAPCQISREIADELNIGQKNSSKVIDAYGNTNINGIDLIKSIKLGGTEFNNVPTLIGIPEFFKCIGVEGIIGSNLLRKSIIQFISSKKTVVITDDLNRLPFKPSTASRLNTKADNQSSPFIQVKIGDQLNGEFLFDTGDSGLMMISNSYMDNIKQQNIFRKIATGYGANSFGENGAEQRAIKYRISFHNMTIGNIDFKNVITETAYNNHQTGTIGSKLLNYGTITIDFIHAKFYADPTNTENDLNEKSWPLSPAYSDHKLVTGIVWEKLKDSVKPGMQIIAIDGVACEQIDLCNLLTQKSLLFGKEHATITIKNDSGTITKLVIDKE from the coding sequence ATGATGAAATATCCCATCGTTTTTATTCTATTTATGGCCATAAACACCCTTGGCCTTGCTCAAAACATGAATTACGGTGGGCTGGTAACGGATAATTATTATGAAGAATTGCCCTACGAGTTTATAAACGGCAAAATTGTTATTGAAATAGAAATTGGAGGCCATCAAAAAAAATTCCTGCTTGATACCGGCGCCCCCTGCCAGATCAGCAGGGAGATAGCCGACGAATTAAACATCGGTCAAAAAAACTCGAGTAAGGTTATTGATGCCTATGGCAATACCAACATTAATGGTATTGATCTGATCAAAAGTATTAAGTTGGGTGGTACCGAATTTAATAACGTACCGACCCTGATTGGAATACCGGAATTTTTTAAATGTATAGGCGTGGAGGGCATTATTGGAAGCAACCTGCTGCGCAAAAGTATTATCCAGTTTATCAGCAGTAAAAAAACTGTAGTCATTACGGATGATTTAAATCGATTGCCTTTTAAGCCCTCAACCGCGAGCAGGCTCAATACCAAAGCTGATAACCAGAGCAGCCCTTTTATCCAGGTAAAAATAGGCGACCAGTTGAATGGCGAATTTTTATTTGACACGGGCGACTCGGGTTTGATGATGATTTCCAATAGCTATATGGATAATATCAAACAACAAAACATTTTCCGAAAGATAGCAACAGGCTACGGAGCCAATTCCTTTGGTGAAAATGGTGCAGAACAACGGGCTATTAAATACCGCATCAGTTTCCATAACATGACCATCGGTAATATCGACTTTAAAAATGTGATTACAGAAACAGCTTACAATAACCACCAAACAGGTACCATTGGCTCAAAATTACTTAACTACGGCACCATTACGATTGACTTTATACATGCCAAGTTTTATGCAGATCCTACCAACACAGAAAATGACCTGAACGAAAAAAGTTGGCCCCTATCACCCGCCTATAGCGATCACAAATTAGTAACCGGCATAGTTTGGGAAAAACTAAAAGACAGTGTTAAACCAGGTATGCAAATTATTGCCATTGATGGTGTGGCATGCGAGCAGATTGACCTTTGTAACCTTTTAACCCAAAAGTCGCTTCTATTTGGTAAAGAGCACGCTACAATAACAATTAAAAACGATAGCGGCACTATCACTAAGCTTGTTATAGATAAAGAGTAA
- a CDS encoding Crp/Fnr family transcriptional regulator, with protein MKKAKSECDLKSCFLCRMCVKEWLPAVSANRKNFDVKKGEVIFKEGDPVTGVCFVYSGNVKVHKKWGKDKELIVRFANKGAIFGHRGLITPYYPISATALEPTTVCFFDLDFFNSTLKVNHDFTYNLLLFLSQDLQESEKRMRNLAHMSVKGRLAYSLLSLKNQFGLTEDGAINIDITRQDISSFAGATYETVFRTMNEMVAEKLVTLNGKNIFISNEEKLTELTTDSFLEQ; from the coding sequence ATGAAAAAAGCTAAAAGCGAGTGCGATTTAAAAAGTTGTTTCTTGTGCAGGATGTGTGTTAAAGAATGGCTGCCAGCAGTAAGTGCCAACCGGAAAAATTTTGACGTAAAAAAAGGAGAAGTTATTTTTAAAGAAGGCGACCCAGTTACCGGAGTTTGCTTTGTTTACTCGGGCAATGTTAAGGTTCATAAAAAGTGGGGAAAAGACAAAGAGCTGATTGTACGCTTTGCCAACAAAGGTGCCATATTTGGCCACCGCGGTTTAATTACGCCCTATTACCCGATATCGGCCACGGCACTGGAACCCACAACGGTTTGCTTTTTCGACCTGGATTTTTTTAATTCGACACTGAAGGTCAATCATGATTTTACCTATAACCTGCTCTTGTTTTTATCACAAGATTTGCAGGAATCGGAAAAGAGGATGCGTAACCTGGCGCACATGTCTGTAAAAGGCAGACTTGCCTATTCGCTACTTTCACTCAAGAACCAGTTTGGACTGACCGAAGATGGAGCTATTAATATCGATATTACCCGGCAGGATATTTCATCCTTTGCGGGGGCAACTTACGAGACCGTTTTTAGAACGATGAACGAGATGGTAGCCGAGAAGCTCGTTACCCTAAACGGAAAAAATATTTTCATCAGCAACGAAGAAAAACTGACTGAACTAACAACAGATAGCTTTCTGGAACAGTAG
- a CDS encoding PAS domain-containing protein, translating to MRLQAELDKLSLKYNAVFNSLQSYHIILDKHLNVVDFNEASVGLIKTVFNKQIKIGQPVINYLNDELADQLLTNCRRALAGETFTVERKLNLINNIPTWWMAEYAPAYDTTRQIAGLVFNATDITTRKNYEAKIELQNAKLRAISLMQSHDIRGPVCTLMGLLNLLRDEGMMEKSIYLPLMEATIQELDKQVSNIVECAAGL from the coding sequence ATGCGTTTACAGGCCGAATTGGATAAACTGAGTTTAAAATATAACGCGGTATTTAATAGTTTGCAAAGCTATCACATCATTTTAGATAAGCATTTAAACGTTGTTGATTTTAATGAAGCCTCCGTAGGTTTGATCAAAACTGTTTTTAATAAACAGATTAAAATTGGGCAACCTGTTATCAATTATCTTAATGATGAACTGGCTGATCAATTGTTGACCAACTGCCGGCGCGCGCTCGCTGGCGAAACTTTTACTGTTGAGCGTAAACTGAACCTGATTAATAATATCCCAACTTGGTGGATGGCGGAATATGCTCCTGCTTACGATACCACCAGGCAAATTGCAGGACTTGTTTTTAATGCGACAGATATTACCACGCGGAAAAATTACGAGGCTAAAATTGAATTGCAAAATGCCAAATTAAGGGCCATATCGCTCATGCAATCGCACGATATCCGCGGCCCGGTTTGTACATTAATGGGTTTACTTAATTTGCTACGCGACGAGGGAATGATGGAAAAGTCAATTTATCTGCCGTTGATGGAAGCAACAATTCAAGAGTTGGATAAGCAGGTATCTAATATTGTTGAGTGTGCCGCTGGCTTATAA
- a CDS encoding T9SS C-terminal target domain-containing protein — MLRSVFHFLVFLLVMYAGTTMAQCPTNIGFEQGDFTGWEGDIGTIERNSGAITFTNHIIVNGLQSIITRASQQVDEFAGFKLASPNGSNAIAKLGDKTTGSKAQRLTYTFTVPANNNNFSLIYYYAVVLEDPTGGNHTNANKPKFTAAVFNVSDNKYTDCANFNFVSISNLPGFKFAPTQNSANQYNDIYYKDWSPVTIDLRGYAGKTLRLEFTTNNCGPGAHFAYAYIDINQNCTSPVTGNVICDINKPVTLVAPSGFLEYHWYKTKDPNIELSQSPTFSIFPPPEAGTQYSVRIVPYPNLGCEDIITTTIKNSNNLVFNVTPQLYACKTPGADITTPDITAGTDKDFTFAYYSDMACQDPVIDPKAITEARTYYIKAIADTSGCDYVKPIQVIFKQAPNLVIHNPHAVCKPNMVDVTADTITTGSTFYDKLEYYIDANATIAYQTPSQVSASGTYYIKAINSASGCYDIKPITVLVDELPILQTRTIYGCGTADITVDSVTRGSSFYGLPTYWKDAATSIPLDNPKAITASTTCYIKVANAADCFVTAPLTVKIFAYPQIQVTNPASVVFPTTVDITQAFTHNDTTSYFYYRDSLATKVLTKPETVTRAGTYYIKAINGNDCAVIERVKVDIAKPPDVNYSVNTFTPNADGKNDVFHIVIPAAIKLKHFRVYGSWGGLLFETSDAEKGWDGTSNGKKMAVGTYYWIFEGYDTYINQEVKKSGSISIVM, encoded by the coding sequence ATGTTGAGGTCTGTTTTTCATTTCCTTGTTTTTTTATTGGTGATGTATGCCGGAACCACAATGGCGCAATGCCCAACAAACATTGGTTTTGAACAGGGCGACTTTACCGGCTGGGAGGGTGATATAGGCACCATTGAAAGAAACTCCGGTGCCATAACATTCACCAATCACATTATTGTTAATGGCTTGCAAAGCATTATTACCAGAGCATCACAACAGGTAGATGAATTTGCCGGCTTTAAGCTTGCCAGCCCTAACGGCAGCAATGCCATTGCCAAACTGGGTGATAAAACCACAGGCAGTAAAGCACAAAGGCTAACCTACACATTTACCGTACCTGCCAACAATAACAATTTTAGCTTAATTTATTATTATGCCGTTGTTTTAGAAGACCCCACTGGTGGAAATCACACCAATGCGAATAAGCCAAAGTTTACCGCCGCTGTATTTAACGTATCGGATAATAAATATACTGATTGTGCAAATTTCAACTTTGTATCCATAAGCAATTTACCCGGTTTTAAATTTGCTCCAACGCAAAATAGTGCAAACCAGTATAATGATATCTATTACAAAGACTGGTCGCCGGTAACGATTGACCTACGGGGCTATGCAGGCAAAACATTGAGATTGGAGTTCACAACTAATAATTGCGGCCCAGGGGCACATTTTGCTTACGCCTATATAGATATTAATCAAAATTGCACTTCGCCGGTTACCGGGAATGTAATTTGCGATATCAACAAGCCAGTTACACTGGTTGCCCCATCGGGCTTTTTGGAATATCACTGGTATAAAACCAAAGATCCTAACATCGAATTATCTCAATCACCAACTTTCAGCATATTTCCGCCACCAGAAGCAGGCACACAATATTCGGTGCGCATAGTCCCCTACCCTAATTTGGGATGCGAGGATATTATTACCACCACAATTAAAAATTCAAACAACTTAGTCTTCAATGTAACCCCACAGTTGTACGCTTGTAAAACCCCCGGTGCAGATATTACAACGCCCGATATAACAGCGGGTACCGACAAGGATTTCACCTTTGCTTATTATAGCGATATGGCTTGTCAAGATCCGGTTATTGATCCTAAAGCCATTACAGAAGCACGCACTTATTATATCAAAGCTATTGCTGATACATCGGGCTGCGATTATGTGAAACCTATACAGGTCATATTTAAACAGGCGCCAAACTTAGTTATCCATAACCCGCATGCTGTATGTAAGCCTAATATGGTTGACGTTACAGCAGATACAATAACTACAGGAAGCACTTTTTACGATAAATTAGAATATTATATAGATGCCAATGCTACCATAGCATATCAAACCCCCAGCCAGGTTTCGGCCTCAGGAACCTATTATATTAAAGCAATAAACAGCGCATCCGGATGCTATGATATCAAACCAATAACTGTTTTGGTAGATGAACTTCCCATTTTGCAAACCCGTACCATTTATGGGTGTGGTACAGCAGATATTACTGTGGACTCGGTTACCAGGGGCAGCAGCTTTTACGGCTTGCCTACTTACTGGAAAGACGCTGCCACCAGTATCCCTTTAGATAACCCAAAAGCTATAACAGCATCAACCACCTGTTATATTAAAGTTGCCAATGCCGCAGATTGCTTTGTAACAGCACCCCTCACGGTTAAAATTTTCGCCTATCCGCAAATCCAGGTCACCAATCCTGCTTCTGTTGTTTTCCCCACTACGGTGGATATAACGCAAGCATTTACACACAACGATACTACCAGCTACTTTTATTACCGTGATAGCCTTGCTACTAAAGTACTAACCAAGCCCGAGACGGTTACCCGTGCCGGAACTTATTATATTAAGGCTATAAACGGCAACGATTGCGCAGTTATAGAGCGGGTAAAGGTTGATATTGCCAAACCACCCGATGTTAATTATAGCGTAAATACCTTTACCCCTAATGCCGATGGCAAAAACGACGTTTTCCATATTGTTATACCAGCAGCTATCAAGCTGAAACACTTCAGGGTATATGGCTCCTGGGGCGGTTTGTTATTTGAAACATCAGATGCGGAGAAAGGCTGGGATGGTACCAGCAACGGTAAAAAAATGGCCGTGGGCACTTACTATTGGATATTTGAGGGATACGATACTTATATTAACCAGGAGGTGAAAAAATCGGGCAGTATTAGTATTGTGATGTAA
- a CDS encoding alginate export family protein, with translation MYKIVLHNCRLFAVFLISGLFASSAGHCQISLTGQMRVRAEDRSGYGNLVADGSKDGGFISQRTRLNFGYKWDRLTFGVSVQDVRVWGADASTISTADGNRLSLHEGWADWVLANKADTSIGFKWIDLLSLKIGRQELIYDDSRLIGNLDWLQQARQHDMALLKAMHHGWQVELGYAFNQNADNVGTTNTNYIPGNLPAYIKNSLGVLVPAPAGLVPLAAGGSAGNNSSKTGTPIYANPPGTNAATQNYKSFTSLYISKKINQTKISALFFNDDFGKYRLDSVGSAAAGYVYGRRFVAASTTDAFDYSTNKRYTYGLMVSPTLGNASGFGKIALQAAYYRQQGKDRDGLGMNAYHYSIQATYQKDWFSVAPGYDVLSGTDPADIASGKNNTFDPLYGTPHKFWGYMDYFYAGSGSPKGGLVNPYLKFKYTGKALALGLDLHYFALNNDMKKADGTLIDKHLGNEADFQVSYNTNKFTNIEFGYSLMDATDSMPFAKGQATTDAVASTYKKNGTWAYVMLKFTPDFFYKAGK, from the coding sequence ATGTATAAAATTGTACTCCACAATTGCAGGCTTTTTGCTGTATTTTTAATTTCGGGTCTTTTTGCCTCGTCCGCAGGCCATTGTCAAATCTCTTTAACCGGCCAGATGCGTGTACGTGCTGAAGACCGTAGCGGTTACGGAAACCTGGTAGCCGACGGCTCAAAAGATGGTGGTTTTATTTCGCAGCGTACCCGCTTAAACTTCGGTTATAAATGGGACAGGTTGACCTTTGGCGTCAGTGTTCAGGATGTGCGTGTTTGGGGTGCCGATGCTTCCACCATTTCAACCGCCGATGGTAATCGGCTGTCGTTACACGAAGGTTGGGCTGATTGGGTATTGGCTAACAAGGCTGATACATCTATTGGCTTTAAATGGATTGATCTGCTTTCGCTTAAAATAGGCCGTCAGGAATTAATTTACGATGATTCGCGCTTAATTGGCAACCTGGATTGGCTGCAACAGGCACGCCAGCATGACATGGCTTTGTTAAAAGCGATGCATCATGGCTGGCAGGTTGAGCTTGGTTATGCCTTTAACCAAAATGCCGATAATGTAGGTACAACCAATACCAATTATATACCGGGCAATTTACCGGCATACATTAAAAATAGTTTAGGTGTATTGGTACCTGCTCCGGCGGGTTTGGTGCCCTTGGCCGCAGGTGGCAGCGCGGGTAACAATAGCTCAAAAACAGGTACGCCAATTTATGCCAACCCGCCGGGCACTAACGCAGCCACGCAAAACTATAAATCGTTCACCAGTTTATATATCAGCAAAAAAATCAATCAAACCAAAATATCGGCTTTGTTTTTTAATGATGATTTTGGCAAATACCGGCTCGATTCGGTGGGCAGTGCCGCCGCCGGGTATGTTTACGGCAGGCGCTTTGTGGCTGCCAGCACTACCGATGCCTTCGACTACTCCACCAATAAACGCTATACCTACGGCTTAATGGTTAGCCCTACATTGGGTAATGCTTCGGGCTTCGGCAAAATAGCCCTGCAAGCCGCTTATTACCGTCAGCAGGGAAAAGATCGCGATGGGTTGGGTATGAATGCTTATCATTACAGCATCCAGGCCACTTACCAAAAAGACTGGTTTAGCGTTGCCCCTGGTTATGATGTACTTTCGGGGACAGATCCGGCCGATATCGCCTCGGGCAAAAATAATACCTTTGACCCCCTGTACGGCACCCCACACAAGTTTTGGGGATATATGGATTATTTTTATGCAGGCAGCGGCTCGCCAAAGGGCGGCCTGGTAAACCCTTACCTTAAGTTTAAATACACCGGCAAAGCTTTGGCCCTGGGTTTGGATCTGCACTATTTTGCGCTGAATAATGATATGAAAAAGGCCGATGGTACCCTGATTGATAAGCACCTGGGTAACGAAGCCGATTTCCAGGTAAGTTATAACACCAATAAATTTACCAATATTGAATTTGGTTATTCGTTGATGGATGCTACCGATAGTATGCCTTTTGCCAAGGGCCAGGCTACAACAGATGCTGTAGCATCCACCTACAAAAAAAACGGAACCTGGGCGTATGTTATGCTTAAGTTTACACCCGATTTTTTTTATAAAGCAGGCAAATAA
- the nirD gene encoding nitrite reductase small subunit NirD: METLTDLNWQMVCYTDDVPENGGACVKLGDEQVAIYNFTRRGEWFATQNLCPHKQQMALSRGMIGSTGDACEPKVACPFHKKTFSLYSGECLSGDDYQIKTYPVKVADGRVYIGQV, from the coding sequence ATGGAAACATTAACAGATCTTAATTGGCAAATGGTATGTTACACGGATGATGTGCCCGAAAATGGCGGCGCCTGTGTGAAGCTTGGTGACGAGCAGGTAGCCATTTATAATTTTACCCGCCGCGGCGAGTGGTTTGCAACTCAAAACTTGTGCCCGCATAAGCAACAGATGGCGCTTTCGCGCGGTATGATTGGTAGTACCGGCGATGCTTGTGAGCCAAAGGTAGCGTGTCCGTTTCATAAAAAAACATTTTCGCTGTATAGTGGCGAGTGTTTAAGTGGCGATGATTATCAAATAAAAACCTACCCGGTAAAGGTGGCGGATGGCCGCGTTTATATCGGGCAGGTTTAA
- the nirB gene encoding nitrite reductase large subunit NirB, with the protein MSQPTVIVVGNGMVGYKFCEKLISKSSRFKIIVFGEEPRHAYDRVHLSEYFNGKSADDLSMSSLSWYADHDITLFLGDPVQEINRVNKTVHSAKGLTLKYDYLVLATGSSAFVPDIPGVEKDGVFVYRTIEDLELMKSWAVNAKVGAVMGGGLLGLEAAKAVLDLGIQQAHVIEFAPRLMPRQIDSMGSGMLQSKLKSLGLNIHLNKSTQSITGDHAITGLKFNDETVLPVDMLVISAGIRPRDELATLAGLQVGTRGGITVNQKMQTSDEYIFAIGECALYEGMIYGLVAPGYEMADIVATCLAEGDKSFSGYDMSTKLKLIGVDVASFGDAFVTEPDCRTIVFEDTHKGTYKRINITTDGKYLLGGILIGDADAYNMLLQTVNNKLVLPPNPEDLILGVRGGEENASAGVMGLPDEALICSCEAVTKGAICDAVTVQNITTVDGMKKCTKAGTGCGGCIPMVKDLITGTLKANGTYVKNVICEHFDYSRQELLDLIRLNQIKNYDLVLDHFGRGDGCEVCKPAVASILSSLWNDLIVKQAPIQDSNDRFLANIQKGGTYSVVPRIPGGEITPDKLIVIGQVAKKYGLYTKITGGQRIDLFGAHLTDLPTIWEELIAAGFESGHAYGKSLRTVKSCVGSTWCRFGLHDSVSFAIRIEDRYKGIRSPHKLKGGVSGCIRECAEAQAKDFGIIATEKGWNLYICGNGGSKPQHAQLLAADIDSETCIKYLDRFLMFYIKTADPLTRTATWLNKMEGGLSYLKNVILNDSLGICSQLQEEIQGLIDTYHCEWKEAVESPELRKRFAHFVNAPTEKDPNAEFEPLRDQVKAKEW; encoded by the coding sequence ATGTCGCAACCCACGGTAATCGTAGTAGGTAACGGCATGGTAGGATATAAGTTTTGTGAAAAACTCATATCCAAATCATCCCGGTTTAAAATCATCGTTTTTGGAGAAGAACCCCGCCATGCTTATGACAGGGTTCACCTGAGCGAGTACTTCAATGGTAAATCAGCCGACGATCTGTCCATGTCGAGCTTATCGTGGTATGCAGATCATGATATCACGCTTTTTCTCGGCGATCCGGTACAAGAGATCAACCGGGTAAATAAAACAGTTCACTCCGCAAAGGGCCTAACTTTAAAGTACGATTACCTGGTGCTTGCAACAGGCTCCTCGGCCTTTGTGCCCGATATTCCGGGTGTTGAAAAGGATGGCGTATTTGTTTATCGCACTATTGAAGATCTGGAGTTGATGAAATCCTGGGCTGTTAACGCTAAGGTAGGTGCTGTAATGGGTGGTGGCTTATTGGGTTTGGAGGCTGCCAAAGCAGTGCTTGATCTGGGCATTCAACAAGCGCACGTGATAGAGTTTGCCCCCCGCTTAATGCCAAGGCAAATCGATTCGATGGGGAGTGGTATGCTGCAATCAAAACTAAAATCGCTGGGTTTAAATATCCACCTCAATAAAAGTACGCAGTCCATCACCGGCGATCATGCCATCACCGGCCTGAAATTTAATGACGAAACCGTGCTCCCGGTTGATATGCTGGTGATCTCGGCCGGTATCCGCCCGAGGGATGAGTTGGCCACGCTGGCAGGCTTGCAGGTGGGCACGCGCGGCGGCATAACTGTTAACCAGAAAATGCAAACCAGCGACGAGTATATTTTTGCCATTGGCGAATGTGCCTTATACGAAGGTATGATATACGGTTTGGTTGCTCCCGGCTATGAAATGGCCGACATTGTAGCTACCTGCCTGGCCGAAGGCGATAAGTCATTCAGTGGTTATGATATGAGTACTAAGCTCAAACTGATAGGTGTGGATGTAGCCAGCTTTGGCGATGCCTTTGTTACCGAGCCCGATTGCCGCACCATTGTTTTTGAGGATACCCATAAGGGAACCTATAAAAGGATCAATATTACTACCGATGGTAAATACTTGCTCGGCGGTATTTTAATTGGCGATGCCGATGCGTATAACATGCTGCTGCAAACCGTAAACAATAAGCTGGTGTTGCCGCCCAATCCGGAAGATTTAATTTTGGGTGTCAGGGGAGGCGAAGAAAATGCCAGTGCAGGGGTGATGGGTTTGCCGGATGAGGCGCTCATCTGCTCGTGCGAGGCCGTTACCAAAGGCGCTATTTGCGATGCCGTTACCGTGCAAAATATCACTACCGTAGATGGTATGAAAAAATGTACCAAGGCCGGAACGGGTTGTGGTGGTTGCATCCCGATGGTGAAGGATTTGATTACCGGCACGCTTAAAGCGAATGGTACCTATGTGAAAAATGTAATATGCGAGCACTTTGATTACTCCAGGCAGGAGTTGCTGGATTTGATCCGCTTGAACCAGATTAAAAATTACGATCTGGTTTTGGATCATTTTGGCCGCGGGGATGGCTGCGAGGTTTGTAAGCCGGCAGTGGCGAGTATCCTTTCAAGTCTTTGGAATGATTTGATTGTAAAGCAGGCGCCGATACAGGATAGTAACGACAGGTTTTTGGCCAATATACAAAAGGGTGGCACTTATTCTGTTGTGCCACGTATTCCGGGAGGAGAAATTACGCCCGATAAATTGATTGTGATTGGCCAGGTGGCCAAAAAATATGGTTTATATACCAAAATAACCGGTGGGCAGCGCATTGATTTGTTTGGCGCGCATTTAACCGATTTGCCGACGATTTGGGAAGAGCTTATTGCTGCCGGTTTTGAAAGTGGACATGCTTATGGCAAATCGCTTCGTACTGTAAAAAGTTGCGTGGGTAGTACCTGGTGCAGGTTTGGTTTGCACGACAGCGTAAGTTTTGCCATTCGGATTGAAGACCGGTATAAGGGGATCCGGTCGCCGCATAAATTGAAGGGGGGTGTAAGTGGCTGCATCCGCGAATGCGCCGAAGCGCAAGCTAAAGATTTTGGAATTATAGCCACCGAAAAAGGTTGGAATTTATACATCTGCGGCAATGGCGGCTCTAAACCGCAACACGCGCAATTGTTGGCTGCCGATATTGACAGCGAAACCTGTATTAAATACCTCGACAGGTTTTTGATGTTTTATATTAAAACGGCCGATCCGCTTACGCGAACCGCTACCTGGCTTAACAAAATGGAGGGCGGGCTGAGCTATCTTAAAAATGTAATACTTAACGATAGTTTAGGGATTTGCAGCCAACTGCAGGAGGAGATACAGGGATTGATTGATACCTATCATTGTGAATGGAAAGAGGCGGTTGAAAGCCCCGAACTCCGCAAGCGCTTCGCGCATTTTGTAAACGCGCCAACCGAAAAAGATCCGAATGCTGAGTTTGAGCCGCTTCGCGATCAGGTTAAAGCTAAAGAGTGGTAG
- a CDS encoding DUF7009 family protein gives MKIRIKGNSLRYRLSKLEVELFTETEKIAELTEFGNQSLQYVLQRYDGDELSAQFNNNTITLFMPATMANEWANTNRVGFDNGTAPLFLLVEKDFQCLDNVTEDQSDNYPNPLLRC, from the coding sequence ATGAAAATAAGGATTAAAGGAAACTCATTACGCTATAGATTAAGCAAATTAGAGGTTGAACTTTTTACCGAAACAGAAAAAATAGCTGAACTCACAGAATTTGGTAACCAATCGTTACAATATGTATTGCAACGCTATGATGGCGATGAGCTTTCGGCTCAGTTTAACAACAACACCATTACCCTTTTTATGCCCGCGACTATGGCAAACGAATGGGCTAATACAAACCGCGTGGGATTTGATAACGGAACTGCACCTTTGTTTTTATTGGTGGAAAAAGACTTTCAATGCCTTGATAACGTAACGGAAGATCAGAGCGATAACTATCCTAATCCCTTGCTTAGATGCTGA